The Primulina eburnea isolate SZY01 chromosome 13, ASM2296580v1, whole genome shotgun sequence genome includes a region encoding these proteins:
- the LOC140810245 gene encoding uncharacterized protein, whose product MAIATIVAATFRGILNPIANDIQPPQEPQPRGIRYHYESLLKNRVPTFDGNPNPEVSHNWLKNVETQLHLLEVPEGLRVEVVTPFLEHRACKWWETVSPSLAEMEQITWQTFRREFLKQYYLAQFRLQKLSEFENFKQTSDMTVMEYTSRFNDLGTNVPTIMSNETLKMHSFKKGLNSRIQSALVVFRPNNFVELMGVTMSVKTYIKCREEENKRHFASQSTQSGSKFKRPKYSSGPKK is encoded by the coding sequence ATGGCAATAGCTACTATTGTAGCTGCAACATTTCGAGGAATTTTGAACCCAATTGCCAACGATATCCAGCCGCCACAAGAACCACAACCGCGAGGAATTAGGTATCATTACGAATCCCTCCTAAAGAACCGAGTTCCAACCTTTGATGGCAATCCTAATCCGGAAGTCAGTCATAACTGGCTTAAGAATGTCGAAACTCAACTTCATCTATTGGAAGTACCTGAGGGACTCAGAGTTGAAGTTGTGACACCATTTCTAGAACATCGAGCATGCAAGTGGTGGGAAACAGTGTCACCATCCTTGGCTGAGATGGAACAGATCACTTGGCAAACCTTCAGAAGAGAATTTTTAAAGCAGTACTACCTAGCTCAATTTCGCCTGCAAAAGCTTAGTGAGTtcgaaaattttaaacaaacatCGGACATGACAGTAATGGAGTATACATCAAGGTTCAATGATCTTGGAACAAATGTTCCAACCATCATGTCGAATGAAACTCTGAAAATGCATAGTTTCAAAAAAGGCCTGAACAGCCGAATTCAATCTGCTTTGGTTGTATTCAGGCCAAACAACTTTGTAGAATTGATGGGCGTGACAATGAGCGTGAAAACATATATCAAATGCCGAGAAGAAGAGAACAAGAGACATTTTGCCAGTCAGTCTACTCAGAGTGGCTCCAAATTTAAGCGGCCAAAATATTCGAGTGGCCCCAAAAAATGA